A window from Limanda limanda chromosome 14, fLimLim1.1, whole genome shotgun sequence encodes these proteins:
- the LOC133019058 gene encoding interferon-induced transmembrane protein 3-like — protein MDPDGKRREAVPLYEGKFNGYPEQPGQFGPPGQFGPPGQFGPPGQFGPPGQGGQPGQPVGPVVVDHTTVQISTEPPRDHIVWSILSLFYANICCLGLAALICSIKARDRKMAGDMVGARHHGSTARTLNIVVASLVIVCIIISIILLIYQPYNSMYIYGFWGGRL, from the exons ATGGATCCTGATGGTAAGAGACGTGAGGCTGTTCCACTGTATGAGGGGAAGTTTAATGGGTACCCTGAACAGCCGGGACAGTTCGGCCCTCCTGGACAGTTCGGCCCTCCTGGACAGTTCGGCCCTCCTGGACAGTTCGGCCCTCCTGGACAGGGCGGACAGCCTGGACAGCCTGTTGGACCTGTAGTGGTTGACCATACCACAGTGCAGATCTCCACTGAGCCCCCCCGGGACCACATCGTCTGGTCCATACTCAGTCTTTTCTACGCAAACATTTGTTGCCTCGGACTGGCAGCTCTCATCTGCTCGATCAAG GCCAGAGACCGGAAGATGGCTGGAGATATGGTTGGTGCCCGACACCACGGCTCCACCGCCCGCACACTCAACATCGTCGTTGCATCTCTGGTTATCGTCTGCATCATCATTTCTATTATTCTCTTGATCTATCAACCATATAACTCAATGTACATCTACGGCTTTTGGGGCGGCAGGTTGTAA